In the Rhizobium sp. N324 genome, one interval contains:
- a CDS encoding 4Fe-4S binding protein, whose protein sequence is MAFRIIASQCTQCGACEFECPSGAIRFKGEIYVIDPEKCTECKGTFETQQCAEVCPVPKTCVPAAPAI, encoded by the coding sequence ATGGCCTTCAGGATCATAGCGTCCCAATGCACCCAGTGCGGTGCCTGCGAGTTCGAATGCCCCTCCGGTGCGATCAGGTTCAAAGGTGAGATCTACGTTATCGATCCGGAAAAATGCACCGAATGCAAGGGTACCTTCGAAACGCAGCAATGCGCGGAGGTTTGCCCCGTGCCGAAGACCTGCGTCCCCGCCGCACCTGCGATTTGA
- a CDS encoding nitrogen fixation protein NifZ has product MGLGREQEVEIHRPPRFTPGERVRARLHVKNDGTYAGKKIGENLVRKGDEGYVRDIGTFLQQFYIYAVEWVERGTIVGMRARELTSLDNAAACGAAEIAGPPTKE; this is encoded by the coding sequence ATGGGCCTTGGACGTGAACAGGAGGTCGAAATCCACAGGCCTCCACGATTTACACCCGGCGAGCGGGTGCGGGCCAGACTTCACGTAAAGAATGACGGCACCTATGCTGGCAAAAAAATTGGCGAAAATTTGGTGCGGAAGGGCGACGAAGGCTATGTGCGCGACATCGGCACCTTTCTCCAGCAGTTTTACATCTATGCCGTCGAATGGGTCGAACGTGGCACTATCGTCGGCATGCGTGCCCGTGAACTGACGAGTCTAGACAACGCCGCTGCTTGCGGCGCTGCTGAAATCGCGGGGCCCCCAACGAAGGAATAG
- the nifT gene encoding putative nitrogen fixation protein NifT — protein MKIMIRRTSAGLSAYVPKKDLEEPIVDVEADDMWGGTITLRNGWRLVLPKLSRDTPLPITVHARKIPDED, from the coding sequence ATGAAGATAATGATTCGGAGAACGAGCGCCGGCTTGTCGGCTTACGTACCAAAGAAAGATCTCGAAGAGCCGATCGTAGATGTCGAGGCTGATGACATGTGGGGCGGCACGATCACTCTCAGGAACGGCTGGAGACTCGTCTTGCCCAAGCTATCGCGGGATACGCCTCTGCCGATCACCGTCCACGCAAGGAAGATTCCTGACGAGGACTGA
- a CDS encoding SIR2 family NAD-dependent protein deacylase: MNKILTSDRLLIIRNGDAEKRLRLLQEALAADRIVPYLGPDLLRLQSTEPPVPDTPEAVSAALNERTPAPSRIRSNMWSVAQFIEQRRHRRTLQAWMAEIFGAPVAPTALHDWLATLPLSLIVDGWYDGTMRAAFAKTGRTDVVEIQGVTRANGGGDIWTKTYDLAGRDVECVSAPKTVLYAPYGSVIPASNFLVSDSDYVEVLTEIDIQTPIPGMVKERRIDRGFLFIGCRFNDQMLRIYARQIIKRSHGPHFAVLDAEGLTKNERRFLAASGITVVDLPIGEAAALLVPFGSKADGDHGRTASASNLCSG, from the coding sequence ATGAATAAAATTTTGACCTCGGACCGTCTCCTGATCATTCGCAACGGTGACGCCGAAAAAAGACTTAGGCTGCTTCAGGAAGCGCTCGCTGCGGATCGGATCGTTCCCTATCTCGGTCCGGATCTCCTTCGGCTGCAATCCACGGAACCACCTGTACCGGACACCCCGGAAGCCGTCTCCGCGGCACTCAACGAACGCACACCTGCCCCTTCCAGGATACGCAGCAATATGTGGTCAGTCGCGCAGTTTATTGAACAGCGACGGCATCGCCGGACGCTTCAGGCCTGGATGGCAGAAATATTTGGAGCACCCGTGGCGCCGACCGCCCTCCACGACTGGCTCGCAACGCTGCCGCTCTCCCTTATCGTCGACGGTTGGTACGACGGGACAATGCGTGCGGCTTTCGCGAAGACCGGTCGAACGGATGTCGTCGAGATTCAGGGCGTCACGCGTGCAAACGGCGGCGGCGACATTTGGACAAAAACTTACGATCTGGCCGGGAGAGACGTCGAATGCGTCTCAGCGCCAAAGACGGTCCTCTATGCGCCGTACGGCAGTGTTATACCAGCTTCGAACTTTCTGGTGTCCGATTCCGATTACGTGGAAGTCCTAACCGAAATCGATATCCAGACGCCAATACCTGGAATGGTGAAAGAACGGCGTATAGATCGCGGTTTTCTTTTCATTGGCTGCCGCTTCAACGATCAGATGCTCCGGATCTACGCTCGACAGATCATCAAGCGCTCTCACGGCCCCCACTTTGCAGTACTTGATGCGGAAGGCCTTACCAAAAACGAGCGCCGTTTCCTTGCAGCAAGCGGAATCACGGTGGTCGACCTGCCGATCGGCGAAGCCGCGGCTCTGCTTGTACCATTTGGTAGCAAGGCGGATGGTGACCATGGCCGCACGGCTTCCGCTTCGAATCTCTGTAGCGGCTAG
- the hisC gene encoding histidinol-phosphate transaminase encodes MADAKLQAVLSALSPMARQLNALPSNQPGRDANCVKLNTNENPFPLPMMVMQSALAALERHYLYPEDDNLSLRDAAASAYGLSQDQVVAGNGSSELLGLIYRAFLDPGDSVAMISPGFSFNRKLAKLQGARFLEIEWGESYSLPIEQLLLGPAKDAKFILLANPNNPTGTFVPVAEIDRLVAQSDQLIVVDEAYVDFAPDDALRLVDRHPNLLVLRTLSKGFAAAGIRVGFGFGHPELIGRLRNLQNVFNMNVIGHAVGISILSHRADYDENHRYIKHERHRTTTALSQLGFSVIPSHTNFLLARVPPGRDGKWWQASLDRQNILVAVFPDAGLENFIRVSIGTRTQMDAFLSAARDIISGSMKTQS; translated from the coding sequence ATGGCTGATGCAAAGCTGCAAGCCGTGCTTTCGGCTCTTTCGCCGATGGCGAGACAGCTAAATGCGCTACCCTCCAATCAACCGGGGCGAGATGCGAACTGCGTTAAACTAAACACGAATGAGAATCCGTTTCCGTTGCCGATGATGGTGATGCAAAGTGCGCTGGCGGCCCTCGAACGGCATTATCTGTATCCCGAAGATGACAATCTGAGCTTGCGCGACGCAGCCGCCAGCGCGTATGGCCTCTCCCAGGATCAGGTGGTCGCCGGGAACGGCTCGTCGGAGCTGCTTGGGCTCATCTACAGAGCATTCCTCGACCCGGGAGATAGCGTTGCGATGATATCGCCAGGTTTTTCCTTTAACCGCAAACTGGCCAAGTTGCAGGGTGCCAGATTTCTCGAAATCGAATGGGGCGAGTCTTATTCTCTGCCAATCGAGCAGCTGCTTCTTGGTCCAGCAAAAGATGCAAAATTCATACTGCTGGCCAATCCGAACAATCCAACGGGAACATTCGTTCCGGTGGCTGAAATCGACCGCCTCGTCGCGCAATCGGACCAGTTGATAGTGGTGGATGAAGCGTATGTCGACTTTGCACCCGATGATGCCCTGCGCCTTGTTGATCGTCATCCAAACCTTCTAGTATTGAGAACACTTTCGAAAGGCTTTGCAGCCGCGGGAATTCGCGTCGGTTTCGGCTTTGGTCATCCTGAACTTATTGGGAGGCTACGCAACCTGCAAAATGTCTTTAACATGAACGTGATCGGCCATGCGGTGGGCATTAGTATCCTTTCGCACCGCGCCGACTACGACGAGAACCACAGATATATTAAACATGAAAGACACAGAACGACCACTGCCTTGTCTCAATTGGGCTTTTCTGTCATCCCCTCCCACACAAACTTTTTGCTAGCTCGGGTGCCACCCGGACGAGATGGCAAATGGTGGCAAGCGTCTTTGGATAGGCAGAACATACTTGTAGCCGTCTTTCCCGATGCCGGTTTGGAAAATTTTATCCGCGTCAGCATCGGCACCAGAACCCAAATGGACGCGTTCCTTTCAGCCGCCAGGGACATCATTTCTGGAAGTATGAAGACGCAGAGCTAG
- a CDS encoding helix-turn-helix domain-containing protein → MKQWINELGLQQVDDPGIDKPVYRKPFDGRIALSAELENLISISLREARDKRKLPRSKLAPLLGITKQVYGRYENGVSRLTVSRLIHLCEVLDATPEEIIAPAAPYLWGETETKAVLLLATIVKLRTFDEEILQDIFSLLSRIDETGSDSGDRAMKVASTSATADDRE, encoded by the coding sequence TTGAAGCAATGGATTAATGAACTCGGTTTGCAACAAGTCGATGATCCAGGCATAGACAAGCCGGTCTATCGAAAACCTTTTGACGGACGGATTGCACTTAGCGCCGAACTCGAAAACTTGATCAGCATCAGCCTTCGCGAAGCCCGCGATAAGCGAAAACTCCCGCGCTCGAAACTGGCGCCCTTGCTTGGCATCACTAAGCAGGTCTACGGCCGGTACGAAAATGGAGTATCCCGCTTGACCGTGAGCCGACTGATTCATCTGTGTGAGGTTTTGGATGCCACTCCGGAAGAGATTATCGCCCCGGCGGCACCTTATCTTTGGGGCGAAACGGAAACCAAAGCGGTTCTGCTGCTGGCTACTATCGTGAAGTTGCGGACTTTCGATGAAGAGATCTTGCAAGATATTTTCAGCTTACTAAGCCGCATAGACGAGACCGGTAGCGATAGCGGCGATCGTGCCATGAAAGTCGCGTCTACCAGCGCCACTGCAGACGATCGCGAATAG
- the tnpA gene encoding IS66-like element accessory protein TnpA produces the protein MPCATIISPIEVLSVDDLGRRRDWSDEEKVRIVEESLQGFRKGSVTARRYGLSRSLLTRWRREYRSGLLSSSATTGFVPLTISPPAAASCEVASRPRFGDDMTIEIGLPNGRRLDCLCRRGAPV, from the coding sequence ATGCCATGCGCTACAATCATTTCCCCCATTGAGGTCTTGTCCGTCGACGATCTTGGTCGCCGACGGGATTGGTCGGATGAAGAGAAGGTTCGGATCGTCGAGGAAAGTCTACAAGGCTTTCGGAAAGGCTCGGTGACGGCGCGGCGATATGGATTGTCACGGTCATTGTTGACCCGTTGGCGTCGGGAATACCGTAGTGGTCTTCTGAGCAGTTCCGCTACAACGGGCTTCGTGCCACTTACGATTTCGCCACCGGCGGCGGCATCTTGCGAGGTAGCCTCACGGCCGCGATTTGGAGACGACATGACGATCGAGATCGGCCTGCCGAATGGCCGACGGCTGGATTGCCTCTGTCGTCGTGGCGCTCCCGTGTAG
- a CDS encoding helix-turn-helix transcriptional regulator: MTEDLASYRSSRGLVSTADPEVDKAIYRKPGFGGEITSLGHMEELISAFLKKTREAQGLSRADVAPMLGLSIPVYGRYERAFSKMTVTRMIHLCEILGFMPIDMIFEAAPHLWGRTSEEAEDCLTLARILRRLPNGTTRDLIRLLQRMIPDDDESDRDISDVAEPVK, from the coding sequence GTGACGGAAGATCTAGCAAGCTACAGAAGTTCGAGAGGCCTCGTCAGCACCGCCGATCCGGAGGTTGACAAGGCGATCTATCGAAAGCCAGGTTTCGGCGGCGAAATTACATCGTTGGGTCACATGGAGGAATTGATCAGCGCGTTCCTGAAAAAGACACGCGAAGCGCAGGGCCTGTCTCGCGCAGACGTTGCTCCAATGCTTGGTCTGTCCATCCCTGTATACGGACGCTACGAGCGGGCATTTTCCAAAATGACTGTTACTCGGATGATCCATCTGTGTGAGATTCTTGGCTTCATGCCTATCGATATGATCTTTGAAGCTGCGCCACATCTTTGGGGCCGCACATCGGAGGAGGCCGAGGATTGTCTCACACTGGCGAGGATTCTTAGGAGACTTCCGAACGGCACGACGCGCGATCTTATTCGGCTCCTGCAGCGAATGATCCCCGATGACGACGAGAGCGACAGAGATATCAGTGATGTAGCGGAGCCCGTGAAGTGA
- a CDS encoding transposase → MILDENGKDAWAAVAKHVEPKALLIADEHKAQPGL, encoded by the coding sequence GTGATCCTGGACGAGAACGGCAAGGATGCATGGGCGGCCGTGGCCAAGCATGTCGAGCCGAAGGCGCTCCTGATCGCTGACGAACACAAGGCGCAACCAGGGCTTTGA